The Nitrospira sp. KM1 genome includes a window with the following:
- a CDS encoding arsenate reductase ArsC, with product MKKRVLFLCTGNSCRSQMAEGWLRHLGGGQFDVVSAGTHPVGLNPCAVRVMQEAHVDISHHASERVEPYLTQHFDYVITVCDRAHEECPIFPGVSSMFHWNFDDPAKANGSYEQRLIVFRRIRDEIQNRIRGFIADTAG from the coding sequence ATGAAAAAGAGAGTGCTCTTTCTCTGTACCGGGAATTCCTGCCGAAGCCAAATGGCAGAAGGATGGCTTCGTCATCTTGGAGGCGGACAATTCGATGTGGTGAGTGCCGGCACACATCCCGTGGGGCTGAATCCCTGTGCCGTTCGCGTCATGCAGGAAGCCCACGTTGACATTTCACACCATGCTTCAGAACGAGTTGAGCCGTATCTTACACAGCATTTCGATTACGTGATCACCGTGTGCGACCGTGCGCATGAAGAATGCCCAATCTTCCCGGGAGTCTCTTCCATGTTCCATTGGAACTTTGATGATCCGGCCAAGGCAAACGGCTCATACGAACAACGGCTCATCGTCTTTCGCAGGATACGGGATGAAATTCAAAACCGGATTCGCGGTTTTATCGCAGACACGGCCGGTTAG
- a CDS encoding multidrug efflux SMR transporter, translated as MAWVYLIIAGIFEIGWAIALKYTEGFSRPWPTVFFGVSMTLSVWMLALALKTIPVGTGYAIWTGIGAAGTAILGMILFGESHDGWRLFSIALIVIGIVALKISSS; from the coding sequence ATGGCATGGGTCTATCTCATCATCGCGGGCATTTTTGAAATCGGTTGGGCTATCGCGTTGAAGTACACGGAAGGATTTAGCCGCCCGTGGCCCACGGTCTTCTTCGGCGTGTCGATGACCTTAAGCGTCTGGATGCTCGCGCTGGCCCTTAAGACCATTCCGGTTGGAACCGGATATGCCATTTGGACGGGCATCGGGGCCGCGGGCACCGCCATCCTTGGGATGATTCTTTTCGGTGAATCGCATGATGGATGGCGGCTATTCAGTATTGCCTTGATTGTCATTGGGATCGTCGCCCTCAAAATCTCAAGTTCATAG
- a CDS encoding ImmA/IrrE family metallo-endopeptidase, which yields MRIPSRVVFPFGYRISVRQLSESDMDRRDPNADGIWDDETKTIYLRKRLPVTRRRYILAHELGHAWLDWQHRHLDNGKAKT from the coding sequence ATGCGCATACCGTCACGAGTTGTCTTCCCATTCGGTTACCGGATCTCCGTACGGCAACTGTCCGAATCGGATATGGACCGCCGTGATCCGAACGCCGATGGCATATGGGATGATGAAACAAAGACCATTTATCTTCGGAAACGGTTGCCGGTGACCAGGCGGCGATACATCCTCGCTCACGAGTTGGGCCATGCCTGGCTGGACTGGCAACACCGCCACCTCGATAATGGCAAAGCCAAGACCTAG
- a CDS encoding universal stress protein: protein MKIVIGVDWSDESIATVHQVLQLYRPLEITLVHGIDLGIFKYPALVQIANLQGYDDYRAAVTTAGQEILESTANAIRLESCSVKKINEIGNAADLIIRTARTVNADLIAVGSRNRNRATEAILGSVSHRVLLQADRPTLVVKGDSRPIHEVLVAVEGQEDADYLRDWLLKYPFLNSVRVRIVNVVVPLKPLNPYPIPEYGVSNTAMTDAEDLVRRMAAALQSPQYNGTTRVLVGGVVETVAAQSREADLVVVASHGRRGLERFLLGSASHAIAHRVRCPILVVR from the coding sequence ATGAAAATCGTCATAGGCGTTGACTGGTCAGACGAATCGATTGCTACGGTACATCAAGTGTTGCAGCTGTATCGTCCTCTTGAGATCACTCTCGTGCACGGAATCGATTTAGGCATTTTCAAGTATCCTGCCCTCGTGCAAATAGCTAACCTTCAGGGCTATGATGACTATCGCGCAGCCGTGACGACCGCGGGACAGGAGATCTTGGAAAGTACAGCCAATGCGATCCGGCTTGAATCCTGTTCGGTGAAAAAGATTAATGAGATCGGCAATGCGGCCGACCTTATTATTCGCACCGCGAGAACAGTCAATGCAGATCTGATCGCGGTTGGATCGCGCAATCGAAACCGGGCTACAGAAGCCATCCTCGGGAGCGTATCGCATCGCGTCCTACTGCAGGCCGACCGTCCCACCTTGGTCGTGAAAGGAGACTCAAGACCGATTCATGAGGTGCTAGTAGCCGTAGAAGGACAGGAAGATGCCGATTATCTTCGGGATTGGCTACTCAAATATCCTTTTCTTAATTCTGTTCGCGTCCGTATTGTCAATGTCGTGGTGCCACTTAAACCGCTTAATCCGTATCCCATCCCGGAATATGGGGTTTCGAATACCGCAATGACTGACGCGGAAGATCTTGTAAGGAGAATGGCTGCGGCCCTGCAGTCGCCTCAATACAATGGTACGACACGAGTCCTAGTAGGGGGCGTTGTTGAAACGGTCGCTGCCCAATCGAGAGAAGCGGATCTTGTTGTCGTCGCCTCCCATGGACGCCGAGGGTTGGAACGCTTCCTGTTGGGAAGCGCCTCCCATGCGATCGCACATCGGGTTCGATGTCCCATACTCGTCGTTCGCTAA
- a CDS encoding CV_2116 domain-containing protein, translating into MSKTAEYSGYTIESSPTPVMGSRAWKIRIFISWESKGAGITRGFSPAGMMGTEQEADCEGITFGKEIINGKVEDLALE; encoded by the coding sequence ATGAGCAAAACTGCCGAATACAGCGGTTATACGATCGAGTCATCCCCCACGCCGGTGATGGGTTCCCGTGCCTGGAAGATTCGAATATTTATCTCGTGGGAGAGCAAGGGCGCTGGAATTACCCGTGGGTTCTCTCCCGCCGGCATGATGGGGACAGAGCAGGAGGCGGATTGTGAGGGCATCACGTTCGGGAAGGAAATCATCAACGGCAAGGTTGAGGATTTGGCGCTCGAGTAG
- a CDS encoding response regulator yields MSSKKKKRCHGVNILYIDGHSEDHRFFVDRLKQAFPDYRILEAFTGEIGREFLQRERIDCLVLELDLPDMSGFEFLTNSVQRIGSPYTPVVVLTRTHH; encoded by the coding sequence TTGTCATCAAAGAAAAAGAAGCGCTGCCATGGGGTAAACATTCTCTATATCGATGGACACTCGGAAGATCATCGGTTCTTTGTCGACCGCCTCAAGCAAGCCTTTCCTGACTACCGCATTCTGGAAGCCTTTACCGGAGAAATAGGACGTGAGTTTTTACAACGCGAGCGCATCGATTGTCTCGTGCTCGAATTGGACCTTCCCGACATGTCGGGTTTTGAATTTCTGACCAATAGCGTGCAGCGCATAGGTTCTCCTTACACACCGGTCGTTGTGCTCACCCGCACCCATCATTGA
- the arsB gene encoding ACR3 family arsenite efflux transporter, translating to MSMEAVLPTTSIKDEVKRLNRFERYLTLWVGLCMIAGVGLGKWAPSIAQTLRSFEFGRDSHINIPIAALIWLMIIPMMMRVDLAAVRDVGRNPKGLVITLLINWVVKPLSMALLGWVFFRHVFSAWMSPAETDQYIAGTIILAAAPCTAMVFVWSYLTDGDPAYTLVQVSINDLIMLVLFAPIVGLAVAGTSLLTVPFKVLLYSVMLFILIPLVAGSLIRTWSIHAYGTAWFHNVLLPIFQPMTILALLATLVLIFAFQADNITGKFLHVILIAVPVLVQVYFNSSLAYGLMKFFEVPYAVAAPGALIGASNFFELAVATAIALFGPESGAALATVVGVLVEVPVMLSVCAVCNRTKHWFEGEGAR from the coding sequence ATGTCCATGGAAGCTGTTTTGCCCACCACTTCAATAAAGGATGAAGTAAAGCGGCTCAATCGCTTTGAACGCTACCTGACGCTCTGGGTCGGCCTCTGCATGATCGCAGGAGTGGGGTTAGGCAAATGGGCTCCGAGCATTGCGCAAACCCTGCGGAGCTTTGAGTTCGGAAGAGATAGTCACATCAATATCCCGATTGCCGCGCTCATCTGGCTCATGATCATTCCCATGATGATGCGGGTGGACTTAGCCGCTGTCCGGGATGTGGGGAGAAACCCAAAGGGGCTAGTGATCACCCTGTTGATCAATTGGGTGGTGAAGCCCCTTTCAATGGCGCTTCTCGGGTGGGTGTTCTTTCGGCATGTGTTTTCAGCATGGATGTCTCCCGCCGAGACGGATCAATACATCGCGGGAACGATCATTCTGGCGGCTGCCCCCTGTACCGCTATGGTATTTGTCTGGAGTTACCTCACCGACGGTGACCCCGCCTATACGCTCGTGCAAGTGTCCATCAACGACCTGATTATGCTCGTGCTCTTCGCTCCAATTGTTGGACTGGCCGTTGCCGGCACATCCTTGCTCACCGTGCCGTTTAAGGTTTTGCTGTATTCCGTCATGCTGTTCATCCTAATTCCACTGGTGGCTGGCTCACTGATCCGCACCTGGTCTATCCATGCATACGGAACCGCCTGGTTTCACAATGTGCTCCTGCCTATTTTCCAGCCGATGACGATTCTCGCCCTACTTGCCACACTGGTGCTTATCTTTGCGTTTCAGGCTGACAACATCACCGGCAAATTTCTGCATGTCATCCTTATAGCCGTACCCGTTCTCGTACAGGTCTATTTCAACTCTTCGTTGGCCTACGGACTCATGAAGTTCTTTGAAGTGCCCTACGCAGTGGCCGCACCCGGTGCCCTCATTGGGGCCAGCAATTTCTTCGAACTGGCGGTAGCCACGGCTATCGCCCTCTTTGGGCCAGAGTCCGGGGCCGCCTTGGCGACCGTCGTTGGGGTTTTGGTGGAGGTGCCAGTCATGCTGTCTGTGTGCGCGGTCTGTAATCGGACCAAGCATTGGTTTGAAGGCGAGGGGGCACGATGA
- a CDS encoding NADH-quinone oxidoreductase subunit J, which translates to MGDTPTEMILQQGHTHAVGIKMFSNYALQFEIIGLFLTVAIVGSIVLAKTPFTEKGIHR; encoded by the coding sequence ATGGGAGACACGCCGACGGAAATGATATTGCAGCAAGGCCATACGCACGCGGTCGGCATCAAGATGTTCAGTAATTATGCTCTGCAGTTCGAGATCATCGGTCTTTTTCTGACAGTCGCGATAGTCGGATCGATTGTCCTGGCCAAGACACCATTCACCGAAAAAGGCATTCACCGATAG
- a CDS encoding surface-adhesin E family protein has translation MIIRARSFLIPLAMTAVVFLAPPLACADWVKVASGDHEQLTVYADPETMQRTGEFVKVWQLLDFKTTQLSGGKPYLSVTMETEFHCARVQSRRLQLVQFSGNMGSGQTQFSTSTEQSWTAVQPNSLLHALWGFFCAAPNAS, from the coding sequence ATGATCATACGCGCGCGTTCATTCTTGATCCCCCTAGCCATGACGGCCGTGGTCTTCCTTGCCCCGCCTCTCGCCTGTGCCGACTGGGTCAAGGTGGCCAGTGGTGACCATGAGCAACTGACCGTATATGCCGACCCCGAAACCATGCAACGGACGGGTGAATTCGTGAAGGTCTGGCAGTTGCTGGACTTCAAGACGACCCAACTGTCTGGCGGAAAACCGTATTTGTCCGTCACGATGGAAACTGAATTTCACTGTGCACGGGTCCAGAGTCGAAGACTTCAGCTCGTCCAATTTTCCGGGAACATGGGAAGCGGACAGACGCAGTTCAGCACCTCGACCGAACAGTCGTGGACTGCTGTGCAGCCCAACTCTCTCCTCCACGCATTGTGGGGATTCTTTTGTGCTGCGCCCAACGCTTCCTAG
- a CDS encoding Hsp20/alpha crystallin family protein, with protein sequence MNALTRWETVGRWNPWKDFEDMEKRLTSFFGPPPSVRTGDKKEAISVSEWSPLVDITEDEKEYIVKAEIPEMKKEEIKINVHDDVLAITGERKYEKEDKGKKYHRVERAYGSFMRRFTLPEDADGSKVTAEYKEGVLKVHLPKSEKAKPKAIEVKVA encoded by the coding sequence ATGAATGCCTTGACGAGGTGGGAAACGGTCGGACGCTGGAATCCTTGGAAGGATTTTGAAGATATGGAAAAACGTCTGACAAGTTTTTTCGGTCCTCCTCCTAGCGTTAGGACGGGGGACAAGAAAGAGGCGATTTCAGTGTCCGAGTGGTCTCCTCTGGTTGATATCACGGAGGACGAGAAGGAATACATCGTCAAGGCTGAAATCCCGGAGATGAAAAAGGAAGAGATTAAGATCAATGTTCATGACGATGTTCTCGCGATCACCGGCGAACGGAAGTATGAAAAGGAGGACAAGGGGAAGAAGTACCATCGAGTTGAGCGGGCCTACGGTAGCTTCATGCGACGCTTTACGCTGCCTGAAGACGCTGATGGATCCAAGGTCACCGCAGAATATAAAGAGGGAGTTCTGAAAGTGCATCTTCCCAAATCAGAGAAAGCGAAACCGAAAGCCATCGAAGTTAAAGTTGCCTGA
- a CDS encoding NADH-quinone oxidoreductase subunit J, with amino-acid sequence MYAGAIPVLYLFILMLLNLKTDERYFHSKTLHVLIPTAIGFGYVAFLLVQTPLEGAWETRRRK; translated from the coding sequence GTGTATGCTGGAGCGATTCCCGTGCTCTATCTGTTCATCCTCATGCTGCTGAATCTGAAAACGGACGAACGGTATTTCCATTCCAAGACCTTGCATGTGCTGATTCCGACGGCGATCGGGTTTGGCTACGTGGCATTCTTACTGGTGCAGACTCCCCTGGAAGGAGCATGGGAGACACGCCGACGGAAATGA
- a CDS encoding GNAT family N-acetyltransferase, producing MLLRDGMTARLRLSQPSDASLMQQFVENLSPESRRGRFFSESMPSPVLVSALCDSSCPQSQLTVLIMRAQKGSLRVMAAGSYWARDAQSAEVAMAVADEFHGKGLGTILLERLAVLAIRHEFTRLWAVTHADNMAMREVFRESRFTAHEAYEGADMEIELSLIPTEMSVARAEQIARNTVLHGIGRASVSDYSMRCNSQADLERPAKESNRKSKETLNVFIQRKSYDLSIFIYRHSLSTRDESSWHHRSSNPILVCRFLLL from the coding sequence GTGCTTCTTCGTGACGGCATGACGGCGCGGCTACGATTGTCCCAGCCGTCGGATGCGTCGTTGATGCAACAGTTCGTCGAAAATCTGTCGCCCGAGTCGAGACGAGGCCGCTTTTTCTCAGAAAGCATGCCTTCGCCCGTTCTCGTCTCGGCATTGTGTGACTCGTCATGCCCGCAATCGCAACTGACGGTGCTGATCATGCGGGCACAGAAAGGCTCCTTGCGCGTGATGGCTGCAGGCTCGTACTGGGCGAGAGACGCACAGAGCGCTGAAGTAGCGATGGCGGTGGCCGATGAGTTCCACGGGAAAGGATTGGGAACCATTCTTCTCGAGCGCCTCGCCGTGCTGGCGATCCGCCATGAATTTACTCGTCTCTGGGCCGTGACGCATGCAGACAATATGGCTATGCGCGAGGTATTCCGGGAATCGCGATTTACGGCGCACGAAGCTTATGAGGGGGCCGATATGGAGATTGAATTGTCGTTGATTCCCACGGAGATGAGCGTGGCCCGGGCGGAACAGATCGCCAGGAATACGGTGCTTCACGGGATCGGACGAGCATCGGTTTCCGACTACTCGATGCGTTGCAACTCACAAGCTGATCTGGAGCGTCCGGCAAAGGAGAGTAACCGCAAAAGCAAAGAAACCTTGAACGTTTTCATTCAACGGAAGTCGTATGACCTAAGTATCTTTATTTATCGGCACTCCCTATCAACTCGCGACGAATCCTCCTGGCACCATCGAAGTTCAAACCCAATCCTCGTGTGTCGTTTTCTGTTGCTGTAG
- a CDS encoding metalloregulator ArsR/SmtB family transcription factor → MEQLKDGEKCVCELTEAFNTGQSRLSFHLRVLKDAGLINDRPEGRWMYYSLNVEVMKQLASVVKDFEESKSSRRPCAPCR, encoded by the coding sequence ATGGAACAGCTCAAGGACGGCGAGAAATGCGTCTGCGAGCTGACAGAGGCTTTCAATACAGGTCAATCTCGACTGTCCTTCCATTTAAGAGTTCTTAAAGACGCGGGCCTGATCAATGACCGACCAGAGGGACGATGGATGTATTACTCCCTGAACGTGGAAGTGATGAAGCAGTTGGCTTCAGTCGTGAAGGATTTCGAGGAATCAAAATCCTCTCGCCGCCCCTGCGCGCCGTGCCGGTAA
- a CDS encoding DUF1264 domain-containing protein gives MQTGAVGIIGAIGLIASVGCADMHGAGGASTKAMEKPGPAQGYTVHVVAPHKFEDGTVHGPYHHYCKPISQDVIQCLLFESTDPNALLTDIEYFVSKSISRSQVPLDTWNKYYHDHEAEIATGRVQVLDMPEAQAKEIAAAAAKTDGIIFHLWPSGAKAPNGEVGHPQAVGHKPRTE, from the coding sequence ATGCAAACAGGGGCGGTCGGAATCATCGGGGCTATAGGACTTATCGCATCGGTGGGATGTGCAGATATGCACGGCGCCGGGGGGGCATCAACCAAAGCAATGGAAAAGCCGGGCCCCGCACAAGGGTATACCGTCCATGTCGTCGCACCACATAAGTTCGAAGACGGTACGGTTCACGGTCCATACCATCACTATTGCAAGCCGATTTCTCAGGATGTCATTCAATGCCTGTTATTCGAGTCCACGGATCCCAATGCATTGCTGACGGATATCGAATACTTTGTTTCTAAGTCTATTTCACGCTCTCAGGTCCCGCTGGATACATGGAACAAGTACTACCACGACCACGAAGCGGAAATCGCAACCGGGCGGGTGCAAGTCCTGGATATGCCGGAAGCTCAAGCCAAGGAAATCGCTGCCGCGGCAGCCAAGACGGACGGAATCATATTTCACCTCTGGCCGAGCGGAGCCAAAGCTCCCAATGGCGAGGTTGGCCATCCGCAGGCGGTCGGCCACAAGCCTCGTACCGAGTAA
- a CDS encoding ArsI/CadI family heavy metal resistance metalloenzyme, with protein MKRFHIHIGVDKLDEAIRFYSSLFGAQPVKSKPDYAKWLLDDPSVNFAISTRVKKNGVDHLGIQAEEEHELSELRNRLTATGRTVEEEGETVCCYARSDKSWIQDPAGIPWEAYRTMEDAQLFAGTVGVESACCTPETKRTPDCCIPSEKTLGCCG; from the coding sequence ATGAAACGCTTTCACATCCATATCGGGGTAGACAAGCTGGATGAAGCCATACGCTTTTATAGCTCGCTCTTCGGGGCCCAGCCGGTGAAGAGCAAACCTGATTATGCCAAGTGGTTGCTGGATGATCCCAGCGTGAACTTTGCGATATCCACGCGGGTGAAAAAGAACGGAGTGGATCACCTTGGTATTCAGGCCGAAGAGGAGCACGAACTGTCAGAACTCCGTAACCGGCTCACGGCTACTGGCAGAACAGTCGAGGAAGAAGGCGAGACGGTCTGCTGTTATGCCCGTTCAGACAAATCTTGGATCCAAGATCCTGCTGGTATCCCTTGGGAAGCCTACCGCACCATGGAAGACGCCCAACTATTTGCCGGTACGGTGGGGGTCGAAAGCGCATGCTGTACGCCTGAAACAAAGAGAACGCCTGATTGCTGTATTCCGTCAGAAAAGACTCTGGGCTGTTGTGGCTAA
- a CDS encoding cation-translocating P-type ATPase codes for MTPIGQSWHLNSINELMCELETSSETGLSGPAAKLRLQQYGPNDLPKAVSISILKLFLSQFMSAIVGVLIGAALISGLLGDWIDTAAIITIVFLNGVFGFAQEYKAERSLAALRRMTITLTRVIRDGVLQSLPAQDIVPGDLIILESGDYVPADARLVYVANFKTQEASMTGESAPVTKSTALCLDADVPVGDRVNMVFMGTAVVSGKARALVVATGLRTELGRIAAIMETATKSKSAETPLQRRLEHFGYTVLWLALGVISVVFALGYIRGEPSMTMFLTAVSLAVAAVPEGLPAVVTITLALGVTRMAKRHALIRKLPAVEMLGSATVICTDKTGTLTKNEMTVTGLFAGGDRFTVSGEGYQPVGMISSDSGVMQGTNGQALPEVVRQLLTAGMLCNGATLREEEGTWKVFGDPTEGALLVAAAKASLTSKGLEPTHRFLGEVPFDAERKRMTVVMQTSEGPVAYVKGAPDMLINCCTSYMTRDGGVEPLTTGMRGAIRDVNSGFARDALRVLGLASRVCGPVPKTFREDELERDLVFLGLAAMKDPLRPEAKAAVGACREAGIFTVMITGDHKETAAVIAGELGIVAGMDGAVTGSELDRITQAELTACVDRVSVYARVSAEHKMRIVGAWKQRGAVVAMTGDGVNDAPAIKAADIGVAMGISGTDVAKEAADIVVTDDNFASIAAAVEEGRVVFDNIQKTVHFLLSCNMSEVLVMLFAALLGLPLPLLPIQILWMNLVTDGIPALALAVDPKAPDLMQRPPRNPEARLLDAGRLLAIAGEGLMLGSIALGAFSYSLFILHQDLSQARTVAFTVMVMAQLVHAFNCRSERLSLFQVGLGTNRALSGAFLLSGAAQLAMLTVPVVAPVFKVVSLPIEVWALMGAMSLLPLGVMEAVKWFRRRYDRVH; via the coding sequence ATGACGCCCATCGGCCAGTCTTGGCATCTGAATTCAATAAATGAGCTGATGTGTGAGCTTGAGACAAGTTCCGAAACGGGTCTTTCAGGGCCTGCAGCAAAACTCCGTCTGCAACAGTACGGACCCAACGATCTTCCCAAAGCAGTATCCATTTCTATCCTCAAGCTCTTTCTCTCTCAATTCATGAGCGCCATTGTCGGCGTACTCATAGGGGCCGCGCTTATATCGGGACTATTGGGTGACTGGATCGATACGGCTGCGATTATCACCATTGTATTTCTGAACGGCGTATTCGGCTTTGCCCAAGAATACAAAGCCGAACGTTCGTTGGCTGCCCTTCGCCGTATGACAATTACTCTGACTCGAGTGATTCGGGATGGCGTGCTCCAATCTCTTCCAGCCCAAGACATAGTGCCCGGAGATCTCATCATCTTGGAATCCGGCGATTACGTCCCCGCCGACGCTCGCTTAGTATATGTCGCGAACTTCAAGACCCAAGAAGCGTCAATGACGGGCGAATCGGCTCCTGTTACGAAGAGCACCGCACTGTGTCTGGACGCAGACGTCCCCGTCGGCGATCGAGTCAACATGGTATTCATGGGCACGGCCGTGGTCTCTGGGAAAGCACGTGCCCTTGTGGTGGCGACCGGACTCCGCACTGAGCTGGGCCGCATCGCCGCGATCATGGAGACTGCGACGAAGTCAAAGAGTGCGGAAACGCCCCTTCAGCGCCGGCTGGAGCATTTCGGCTATACGGTGTTGTGGCTGGCGCTCGGGGTTATATCCGTTGTGTTCGCGTTGGGGTATATCCGAGGCGAGCCGTCGATGACGATGTTCTTGACGGCGGTGAGCCTGGCCGTTGCGGCGGTGCCTGAGGGGCTTCCCGCGGTCGTCACGATCACGCTGGCACTGGGGGTGACCCGCATGGCGAAGCGCCATGCCTTGATCCGCAAGCTGCCCGCGGTGGAAATGTTGGGATCCGCCACGGTGATCTGTACCGACAAGACCGGGACCCTTACAAAAAACGAGATGACCGTCACCGGACTTTTTGCCGGAGGTGATAGGTTTACCGTCAGTGGGGAGGGCTACCAGCCTGTCGGCATGATTTCTTCAGACTCGGGCGTCATGCAGGGAACGAACGGTCAAGCGTTGCCCGAGGTGGTGCGCCAGTTGTTGACTGCTGGAATGTTATGCAATGGCGCGACTCTGCGCGAAGAGGAAGGGACATGGAAGGTGTTTGGCGATCCGACGGAAGGCGCGCTGCTGGTCGCAGCCGCCAAAGCGTCGCTCACGTCCAAAGGACTGGAACCGACGCATCGATTCCTCGGTGAGGTGCCCTTCGATGCCGAACGTAAACGGATGACCGTCGTAATGCAGACGTCCGAAGGTCCTGTAGCCTACGTCAAAGGTGCACCCGATATGCTCATAAACTGTTGCACCTCGTACATGACGCGGGACGGCGGGGTTGAGCCCCTGACGACCGGTATGCGTGGGGCGATTCGTGACGTGAACAGCGGATTCGCCCGCGACGCATTGCGCGTCCTTGGGCTGGCCAGTCGAGTGTGCGGACCGGTGCCAAAGACCTTCCGGGAAGACGAATTGGAACGCGACTTGGTGTTTCTCGGACTCGCGGCCATGAAGGATCCGCTGAGGCCCGAAGCGAAGGCGGCCGTCGGCGCGTGCCGTGAGGCCGGGATTTTCACAGTCATGATCACAGGCGATCACAAAGAGACAGCTGCCGTTATTGCCGGAGAACTGGGGATCGTGGCGGGCATGGATGGGGCGGTGACCGGATCCGAATTGGATCGGATCACCCAGGCGGAACTAACGGCGTGCGTGGACAGAGTGTCAGTCTATGCCAGGGTGTCGGCGGAGCATAAGATGCGAATCGTGGGGGCATGGAAGCAGCGAGGGGCAGTGGTGGCCATGACCGGAGATGGAGTCAACGACGCGCCGGCGATCAAGGCGGCGGACATTGGCGTGGCCATGGGGATCAGCGGAACGGACGTGGCGAAAGAAGCCGCCGACATAGTTGTGACTGACGACAACTTCGCCTCGATTGCCGCGGCAGTGGAAGAGGGACGGGTCGTTTTCGACAACATCCAAAAGACCGTTCACTTTCTCCTGTCATGCAACATGAGCGAAGTGCTCGTCATGCTGTTTGCCGCGCTGCTGGGTTTGCCCCTTCCACTTCTGCCGATCCAGATTCTCTGGATGAATCTCGTCACCGACGGCATTCCGGCATTGGCCTTGGCCGTGGACCCCAAGGCGCCGGACCTCATGCAACGTCCGCCCCGAAATCCGGAGGCCCGGTTGTTGGATGCCGGGAGGTTGCTGGCCATTGCGGGCGAGGGGCTGATGCTGGGCAGTATCGCCCTTGGAGCCTTCAGTTACAGTTTGTTCATTCTGCATCAGGATCTGTCGCAGGCAAGAACCGTTGCCTTCACCGTGATGGTGATGGCCCAACTCGTACATGCCTTCAACTGCCGGAGCGAACGCTTGTCGCTCTTTCAAGTGGGTCTCGGGACGAACCGCGCCCTCTCGGGAGCTTTCTTGCTCTCAGGTGCGGCACAATTGGCCATGCTTACTGTTCCTGTGGTGGCCCCGGTGTTCAAGGTTGTGTCACTACCCATCGAGGTCTGGGCATTAATGGGTGCCATGAGCCTTCTGCCGCTGGGGGTGATGGAAGCGGTGAAATGGTTCCGGCGACGGTATGACCGTGTTCATTAA
- a CDS encoding cytochrome c, translated as MRWIISSICVAGIWYSVMSWGADAEILRPRVPAGQIEAVRQMANPLPASPDIIAKGKTLFEGKAFCRVCHGADGTGLVQGIEPDSLKGPLPRNFTDPAWQAARTDGELLWILKNGSPGTAMASFVPAILTEEEAWQILRYVRTFGTQ; from the coding sequence ATGCGATGGATCATCTCCTCTATCTGCGTAGCAGGTATCTGGTATTCCGTGATGAGCTGGGGGGCCGATGCGGAAATCCTACGGCCGCGGGTCCCGGCAGGACAAATCGAGGCGGTGCGACAGATGGCGAATCCGTTGCCCGCCTCCCCGGACATCATTGCGAAGGGGAAAACGCTATTTGAGGGAAAGGCATTTTGTCGCGTTTGCCATGGCGCGGACGGAACGGGGTTGGTCCAAGGCATTGAGCCGGACTCACTCAAAGGACCTTTGCCGAGGAATTTTACTGATCCAGCCTGGCAGGCAGCCCGAACGGATGGCGAATTGCTGTGGATATTGAAAAATGGAAGTCCGGGCACGGCGATGGCGTCGTTTGTGCCGGCAATCTTGACGGAAGAGGAAGCCTGGCAAATCCTGCGCTATGTGCGCACGTTCGGGACTCAATAA